GAAAAGCCGGATTCCTGTAGCACGCATTGCCGTCGCGTTTTGTGTTCCTTTCACCTATGGATTCTCATCCTTGCACGCACGTGTGACCGATTGACTATTTTGTaatctttaaagaaaaaaatgttctattttatgcattttattgtaGTATTTAATTCGCGAAAAAAGATTCTGCAATGTAAAATCATAGTAAGAAGAGAAAGACAATTAGAATTTGAACACAGTTCAGTGTTTATTCCGACTTATTTTACtctatgtaataaattttaaaaattaattaataacaaaagttACAAAACAAAGTTTATAACTACGTTTAAGCTTTGATTGAAATCTAATTGGAATCTAATTCTCactatgtttttaatattattttacaagctTACCTCGGTCGAGCTTAATCCGGAAATATCACGACGACCCGAAAACCACATATAGATAATTGTTAtcacacaaaataaataccGGAATGTCTGTTGTTGCTGCATTTTGAGAAATGATATCATAAAATACCTGACGAACCagcaaatattattgtttcagCATTTCTTCAATTATATGATTTCATATCAATTTCAACATTTCTCGCTTCGTTTCTACGTGTCTGCGataaatcgaataaatatttaatcatttcagCTAACACAatcatttaatcatttttaatcatttcacCTAACACAAAAgtacagaaaattatatatttactttgcgAAACGACGtgcagattaaatttaatgaaggAATATTCCTAAAATATCTTCAAGCGTACCCGCTGAGTAAATTCAACGAATCAAACAATTGTTAAAACAAGGCCGTAAAAAACGAAAGCGTCAATTTTTTGCGCATTGACATCCGCGATTTAGTTTTCAGACTTTTTTCAATTCATTTTTTCgctattaaaaaagaaaaacattggAAATTTATGATTGTATGCGAATAATTCAGAAATTAGTGtacattaatattgataaagatAACTTATCTTTTCCAGATGGATCTGCCGTCAAAGTTCGAGCCGACGACGAAGATGACGGAGATACATCGGCATGCCGGCGGCGAGACCACAGAGCTGGGTGAGGTGAAAGTGATGACCGCACCGAGTAGCAGcatgacgacgacgatgctGAATGCCAACAGCAGCAACGACACGGCGCCGTGCAAAAACAGCGGCTGCAAAGTCTGGAGCAGCCGCGGCGAGCCGCGGTCCGAGAGTCCTTGGCACTCGCTCAAGACTATCTTTCTCGTTTCCGTGATCGTGGCGTTCCTCCTGTGGATCATCGTTTACACTCTGCTGGATCGGTATAGGATCCTGTAATCCATCGGATCCTGCGGGATTTCGTAATTCAGCACTGAGCATTGGATCCTGCGATCGCACGTGATTTATGATCGCTATCGGGCTCTGCGAGCCACTTGGTTTAGCAAACACGTTGTATAATCGACAGCAGGTCCTTTGACGAACGTGGCTTCGTGGATCCATCCTTACAATCATCAGATTCTGTGATTTTTCAAGTGATTCGGTAATCACATTGGATTCTGTAATCCACGCAATAACAGAATGATATCTGTAGACAGATTTGAATGCGCTCGAAAGCTTGAGGTTGTTTTGTAAGtcaaattgtaatattgtatatttcgtactcttttaaatatttacgatatatgtgaatattcgaataaaatgCCATGTTATATATCTGTGcagtcaaatttttttatcttcgtgTTCTTAAGCGCaacttctatttaaaaaaagctgAAATCACGTAAATTTAGTAaactattcattaaaaaaataactgaaaaaatatcacaacaTCTACAAAAAGTTCtctaaaaaaagttctcataTTGTAGATTATCTGCTGTCAGtcaatttatcgaaaataatgTCTGCAAAGctacaaaaaattgaaataagatctatattaaaatttagatgTTTAGAAATGCTAAATGattgttaaattaacattgaaacattttgatataaattaaatctaaattttgtaTCTTAAAGTAATACTTCACATTCTCTCTCCAATTATTTTCTCGCTTCACGGTGTCGATGAGTCCAGATTAGAGGGGTTCCACTGCGATTTATTCCACCCTTTACTATTATACAAAGATTCGAACAGGTTGTATGCTaagttgttataaaaaaaactaaaactgtacggcaaatttttacaataaattgtaaataatactgagacgtaatttttaataaaacctTTAAAAGTTACGCAGTATCTTATAGTAAC
The window above is part of the Linepithema humile isolate Giens D197 chromosome 8, Lhum_UNIL_v1.0, whole genome shotgun sequence genome. Proteins encoded here:
- the LOC105676759 gene encoding uncharacterized protein isoform X2; the protein is MNKDDYVRKYKYAFDNMDLPSKFEPTTKMTEIHRHAGGETTELGEVKVMTAPSSSMTTTMLNANSSNDTAPCKNSGCKVWSSRGEPRSESPWHSLKTIFLVSVIVAFLLWIIVYTLLDRYRIL
- the LOC105676759 gene encoding uncharacterized protein isoform X1, producing MKCFETFFKHTWRPQQVLQMDLPSKFEPTTKMTEIHRHAGGETTELGEVKVMTAPSSSMTTTMLNANSSNDTAPCKNSGCKVWSSRGEPRSESPWHSLKTIFLVSVIVAFLLWIIVYTLLDRYRIL
- the LOC105676759 gene encoding uncharacterized protein isoform X3 gives rise to the protein MSRNIIDTHNQMDLPSKFEPTTKMTEIHRHAGGETTELGEVKVMTAPSSSMTTTMLNANSSNDTAPCKNSGCKVWSSRGEPRSESPWHSLKTIFLVSVIVAFLLWIIVYTLLDRYRIL